From Amycolatopsis sp. YIM 10, the proteins below share one genomic window:
- the helR gene encoding RNA polymerase recycling motor ATPase HelR: MSNHGYEDELRSEREHITGLYARLDAERARVKREYQASLGGNGVGAMERDVSVRALGREVKRLDVVDNGLCFGRLDTVSGEAYYIGRIGLFDEENEYEPVLLDWRAPASRAFYVATAVSPENMRRRRQFHTRGRRVLDFTDEVFGRPGGEERGDAALLAAVNAPRGDGMGDIVATIQAEQDEIIRLDHPGVLVIEGGPGTGKTVVALHRVAYLLYTQRERMERHGVLVVGPNPAFLNHIGRVLPSLGESDVVFMTTGDFVPGLHTTAEDEPEAARIKGSLKMLDVLAAAIADRQRLPEQPLPIPLADVTVRIDAETAEWAREEARTSGKPHNEARAVFTEIVTYVLTERAIGRIGKGWLSRSDRDAWEDLRSDLHKELAESEQFAAALDELWPVLTPQTLLGPLLASRERLRAAGADEVLWRADGEAWTTSDTPLLDELVDLLGRDPAAEKSAEQAAERERLAAAEYAAGVMDVMKMDREEMDEDIMLSAENLLYAEDLADRFVEHDTRDLVERASADRDWTYRHVVVDEAQELSEMDWRVLMRRCPSRSFTVVGDLAQRRSAAGARAWGDLLDRYVPGRWLYRPLSVNYRTPAEIMEVAGALLAEFAPGTKPPESVRACGVRPWSRRVTEDELASVVEEFVRTEAGREGTSVVIGPPGVPGAVPPSETKGLEFDAVLVVNPDQILEGPRGAAELYVALTRATQRLGVLHQGPLPTSLSGLADATPAEATV; this comes from the coding sequence GTGTCAAATCACGGGTACGAAGACGAATTGCGGTCCGAGCGCGAGCACATCACCGGGCTGTACGCGCGCCTCGACGCCGAGCGCGCGCGGGTGAAGCGCGAGTACCAGGCGTCGCTGGGCGGGAACGGCGTGGGCGCGATGGAGCGTGACGTCAGCGTGCGCGCGCTCGGCCGGGAGGTGAAACGGCTGGACGTGGTCGACAACGGACTGTGCTTCGGCCGCTTGGACACCGTTTCCGGGGAGGCTTACTACATCGGCCGGATCGGCCTTTTCGACGAGGAGAACGAGTACGAACCGGTGCTGCTCGATTGGCGGGCGCCGGCTTCGCGCGCGTTCTACGTGGCCACCGCGGTCAGTCCGGAGAACATGCGGCGACGCCGCCAGTTCCACACACGCGGGCGCCGGGTCCTCGATTTCACCGACGAGGTGTTCGGCCGTCCCGGTGGTGAAGAACGGGGTGACGCGGCCCTGCTCGCGGCGGTCAACGCGCCGCGCGGGGACGGGATGGGCGACATCGTGGCGACCATCCAGGCCGAGCAGGACGAGATCATCCGCCTCGACCACCCCGGCGTGCTGGTGATCGAGGGCGGGCCCGGCACCGGGAAGACCGTGGTGGCGCTGCACCGCGTCGCTTACCTGCTCTACACGCAGCGTGAGCGGATGGAACGCCACGGGGTGCTGGTGGTCGGGCCCAACCCGGCGTTCCTGAACCACATCGGCCGCGTGCTCCCGTCGCTGGGCGAGTCCGACGTGGTGTTCATGACCACCGGCGATTTTGTGCCCGGCCTGCACACCACCGCCGAGGACGAGCCGGAGGCCGCGCGGATCAAGGGCTCGCTGAAGATGCTGGACGTGCTCGCGGCGGCGATCGCCGACCGGCAGCGCCTGCCCGAGCAGCCGCTGCCGATCCCGCTGGCCGACGTCACGGTGCGGATCGACGCGGAGACCGCGGAATGGGCGCGGGAGGAGGCGCGCACCAGCGGCAAGCCGCACAACGAGGCCCGCGCGGTGTTCACCGAGATCGTCACCTACGTGCTCACCGAGCGGGCGATCGGCCGGATCGGCAAGGGCTGGCTGTCCCGTTCGGACCGTGACGCGTGGGAGGACCTGCGCTCCGACCTGCACAAGGAACTGGCGGAGAGCGAGCAGTTCGCCGCCGCGCTCGACGAACTCTGGCCGGTGCTGACGCCGCAGACGTTGCTCGGCCCGTTGCTCGCGTCGCGTGAGCGGTTGCGGGCGGCGGGCGCCGACGAGGTGCTGTGGCGTGCGGACGGCGAAGCCTGGACCACTTCGGACACTCCGCTGCTCGACGAGCTGGTCGACCTGCTCGGGCGCGACCCGGCGGCGGAGAAGTCCGCCGAGCAGGCGGCAGAGCGGGAGCGGCTGGCCGCGGCCGAGTACGCCGCCGGGGTGATGGACGTGATGAAGATGGACCGGGAGGAGATGGACGAGGACATCATGCTCTCGGCCGAGAACCTGCTCTACGCCGAGGACCTGGCGGACCGCTTCGTCGAGCACGACACCCGCGACCTCGTCGAACGCGCTTCGGCGGACCGGGACTGGACCTACCGGCACGTGGTGGTCGACGAGGCGCAGGAACTGTCCGAAATGGACTGGCGGGTGCTGATGCGCCGGTGCCCCAGCCGGTCCTTCACCGTGGTGGGCGACCTCGCCCAGCGCCGGTCGGCGGCCGGGGCGCGGGCGTGGGGGGATTTGCTGGACCGGTACGTGCCCGGCCGCTGGCTGTACCGGCCGTTGTCGGTGAACTACCGCACCCCGGCGGAGATCATGGAGGTGGCCGGCGCGCTGCTCGCCGAGTTCGCCCCGGGCACCAAGCCGCCGGAGTCGGTCCGCGCGTGCGGGGTGCGGCCGTGGTCGCGGCGGGTCACCGAGGACGAACTGGCTTCGGTCGTCGAGGAGTTCGTCCGGACCGAGGCCGGTCGGGAAGGCACCAGCGTGGTGATCGGGCCGCCGGGCGTGCCGGGTGCGGTGCCGCCGTCGGAAACGAAGGGCCTGGAGTTCGACGCGGTGCTGGTGGTGAACCCGGACCAGATCCTCGAAGGCCCGCGCGGCGCGGCGGAGCTCTATGTCGCCCTGACGCGAGCCACGCAGCGACTCGGCGTCCTGCACCAGGGCCCACTGCCGACGTCACTGTCCGGCCTGGCCGACGCGACCCCCGCCGAGGCGACGGTTTAG
- a CDS encoding pyridoxamine 5'-phosphate oxidase family protein yields MGENQRKQIVMSDAEIAAFLEEQRVATLATVGPSGQPHLVAMWYAVLDGVLWFETKAKSQKAVNLRRDGRATVMIETGHTYDVLRGVAMEGRAEIVDDPDALWAVGVSVWERYNGPYSEEVKPMVEFMLTKRVAVRFDAERIRSWDHRKLGLPSLEIGGSTAAYL; encoded by the coding sequence GTGGGCGAGAACCAGCGCAAGCAGATCGTCATGTCCGACGCCGAGATCGCGGCATTTCTCGAGGAGCAGCGCGTGGCGACGCTGGCGACGGTCGGACCGTCGGGCCAACCGCACCTGGTGGCGATGTGGTACGCCGTGCTCGACGGGGTGCTCTGGTTCGAGACCAAAGCGAAGTCGCAGAAGGCGGTGAACCTGCGCCGGGACGGCCGGGCGACGGTGATGATCGAAACCGGGCACACCTACGACGTGCTGCGGGGCGTGGCCATGGAAGGCCGCGCGGAGATCGTCGACGACCCGGACGCGCTGTGGGCGGTCGGGGTCAGCGTGTGGGAGCGGTACAACGGGCCCTACAGCGAGGAGGTCAAGCCGATGGTCGAGTTCATGCTCACCAAGCGCGTGGCCGTGCGGTTCGACGCCGAGCGGATCCGGTCGTGGGACCACCGCAAGCTCGGCCTGCCCTCACTCGAGATCGGCGGGAGCACCGCCGCGTACCTCTGA
- a CDS encoding TetR/AcrR family transcriptional regulator has product MSRSEPDGLAARKRRATNARIAASAARLAGEHGVAGTTVDRIAADAEVARATFFRYYETKESAIAEGITCPWLTMVTDAIARQPEALTAKAALVAAFAELAGEFHAHRDEIWELARLTRSSPTLNAWTMQTYQRYEHAIARLLAPRFPEHDPRPRLLAVLAMGTIRICLDDWTRDGGSLPDLISRTLGGITVE; this is encoded by the coding sequence ATGTCTCGCAGTGAACCGGACGGGCTCGCCGCCCGCAAGAGGCGGGCGACGAACGCCCGCATCGCCGCGTCGGCGGCCCGGCTCGCCGGTGAGCACGGGGTCGCGGGCACCACGGTGGACCGGATCGCGGCCGACGCCGAGGTCGCCAGGGCGACCTTCTTCCGTTACTACGAGACCAAAGAGAGCGCCATCGCCGAAGGCATCACCTGCCCGTGGCTGACCATGGTCACCGACGCGATCGCCCGTCAGCCCGAGGCACTGACCGCCAAGGCGGCGCTGGTCGCGGCGTTCGCCGAACTCGCCGGGGAGTTCCACGCCCACCGCGACGAGATCTGGGAACTGGCCCGGCTCACCCGCTCGTCGCCGACGCTCAACGCCTGGACCATGCAGACCTACCAGCGCTACGAGCACGCCATCGCGCGGTTGCTGGCGCCACGCTTTCCCGAACACGATCCCCGCCCGCGGCTGCTCGCCGTGCTCGCGATGGGCACCATCCGCATCTGCCTCGACGACTGGACCCGCGACGGCGGCTCGCTGCCCGACCTGATCTCCCGCACCCTCGGCGGGATCACCGTCGAATAG
- a CDS encoding class I SAM-dependent methyltransferase, translated as MDDRPITVAQRNFRRHAEELERMGNQQRFTYIFRSNLWASESVSGPGSEADQTAGLRAGLPELLARFGVRTLLDLPCGDFGWLSEVELGVERYIGADIVDELIARNTERYGRDREFRVLDLTADELPRADAVLCRDCLVHLSHADIRRAIGNLRRSGSRYLLTTHFGGTTANQDISTGDWRPLNLCLEPFGFPEPLAVLLEGCTEEGGAFADKALALWEISGLPG; from the coding sequence ATGGACGACAGGCCGATCACGGTGGCGCAGCGCAACTTCCGGCGGCACGCCGAGGAACTGGAGCGCATGGGCAACCAGCAGCGCTTCACCTACATCTTCCGGTCGAACCTGTGGGCTTCGGAATCGGTCTCCGGACCCGGTTCCGAAGCCGATCAGACCGCGGGATTGCGTGCCGGGCTGCCGGAACTGCTGGCCCGGTTCGGGGTGCGGACGCTGCTCGACCTGCCGTGCGGGGATTTCGGCTGGCTGAGCGAGGTCGAGCTGGGTGTCGAACGGTACATCGGCGCCGACATCGTCGACGAGCTGATCGCGCGGAACACCGAGCGTTATGGGCGGGATCGGGAGTTCCGGGTGCTGGATCTGACCGCGGACGAGCTGCCGCGGGCGGACGCCGTGCTGTGCCGCGACTGCCTGGTCCACCTGAGCCACGCCGACATCCGCCGGGCGATCGGGAATCTGCGCCGCAGTGGTTCGCGGTACCTGCTGACCACGCACTTCGGCGGCACCACGGCCAATCAGGACATCTCCACCGGCGACTGGCGGCCGCTGAACCTTTGCCTCGAACCGTTCGGCTTCCCGGAACCACTGGCCGTGTTGCTGGAGGGGTGTACCGAGGAGGGTGGCGCGTTCGCGGACAAGGCGTTGGCGCTGTGGGAGATCAGCGGTCTGCCGGGTTAG
- a CDS encoding class I adenylate-forming enzyme family protein, translating into MNRNGADLQQAVAALTGPGGEFEIAEQDVLGARVPVFTRREPNLGALLAAAPAPGDREYLVTARRRLTYAEHAELSGAFAGVLAREYGVGRGDRVAVLAANCPEWIVAFWATARIGAVCAAFNAWWTTPEISYALGHARPAVLVVDAERAAKLPPDLDIPVLRLETDLPSRGEAPPEAAVDEDDPAAIVYTSGTSGKPKGVTHSHRNMVATAIYHRLMKAMSAAMDPRQAEPGRWLLSLPLFHIASLHNLAVPRLATGETVVLTEGAFDARGMLELVSRERVTNWTVVPTMASRLAAVDVGSYDLSALKAFGLASAPSSPGLQARLRELIPAARLSLVTSYGLTESCTGATVTNPAALAAHPGTSGSPIPTVSVQVRDDAGAVVPDGVEGEIWLRSQYNMVGYWGDKAATEAVFDADRWMRTGDIGCLREGLLYLTTRRSDLILRGGENVYPLEVERCLDDHEAVVESAVVGLTHADLGQEVGAIVVATSPISPDALRTYAAERLAYYKVPSRWHVMSTPLPRNATGKVSRAALAAYFEEVDA; encoded by the coding sequence ATGAACCGCAACGGCGCTGACCTGCAGCAAGCCGTCGCCGCGCTGACCGGGCCCGGTGGCGAGTTCGAGATCGCCGAGCAGGACGTGCTCGGGGCGAGAGTGCCGGTGTTCACGCGGCGGGAGCCGAACCTGGGCGCGCTGCTGGCCGCGGCGCCCGCACCGGGCGACCGCGAGTACCTGGTCACCGCGCGCCGCAGGCTGACCTACGCCGAGCACGCCGAGCTGAGCGGCGCGTTCGCCGGGGTGCTGGCGCGGGAGTACGGCGTCGGCAGGGGTGACCGGGTCGCCGTGCTGGCCGCGAACTGTCCGGAGTGGATAGTCGCATTCTGGGCGACGGCACGGATCGGGGCCGTGTGCGCCGCCTTCAACGCGTGGTGGACAACACCGGAGATCTCGTATGCGCTCGGCCACGCCCGGCCCGCCGTGCTGGTCGTCGACGCGGAACGGGCCGCGAAACTGCCGCCGGATCTCGATATTCCGGTGCTGCGCCTGGAAACCGACCTGCCGTCGCGGGGAGAAGCGCCGCCGGAGGCGGCGGTCGACGAGGACGATCCGGCCGCCATCGTCTACACCAGCGGGACGTCCGGAAAGCCCAAGGGGGTCACGCATTCGCACCGGAACATGGTGGCCACGGCGATCTACCACCGGCTGATGAAGGCGATGTCGGCGGCGATGGACCCGCGCCAGGCGGAGCCGGGGCGGTGGCTGCTGAGCCTGCCGTTGTTCCACATCGCGAGCCTGCACAACCTGGCGGTGCCGCGGCTGGCCACCGGGGAGACGGTCGTGCTGACCGAGGGCGCCTTCGACGCGCGCGGCATGCTGGAGCTGGTGTCGCGGGAGCGGGTGACCAACTGGACCGTGGTGCCGACGATGGCGAGCCGGCTGGCGGCGGTCGACGTCGGCAGCTACGACCTGTCGGCGCTGAAGGCGTTCGGACTCGCGTCGGCGCCGTCGTCGCCGGGGTTGCAGGCCAGGCTGCGCGAGCTGATCCCGGCGGCGCGGCTGAGCCTGGTCACCAGCTACGGCCTGACCGAGTCCTGCACCGGGGCGACGGTCACCAACCCGGCCGCGCTGGCGGCGCACCCGGGGACCTCGGGTTCGCCGATCCCGACCGTTTCGGTGCAGGTGCGCGATGATGCCGGTGCGGTGGTGCCGGACGGGGTGGAGGGGGAGATCTGGCTGCGCAGCCAGTACAACATGGTCGGCTACTGGGGCGACAAAGCGGCGACGGAGGCGGTCTTCGACGCCGACCGCTGGATGCGCACCGGGGACATCGGCTGCCTGCGGGAAGGTCTGCTCTACCTGACCACCCGCCGCAGCGACCTGATCCTGCGAGGCGGCGAAAACGTCTACCCGCTGGAGGTCGAACGCTGTCTGGATGACCACGAGGCCGTGGTGGAGTCGGCTGTCGTCGGCTTGACGCACGCGGATCTGGGACAGGAGGTAGGGGCCATCGTCGTGGCCACTTCCCCCATCTCGCCGGACGCCCTGCGAACCTATGCGGCGGAGCGGCTGGCGTACTACAAGGTCCCGTCGCGCTGGCACGTGATGAGCACACCGCTGCCGCGCAACGCCACGGGCAAGGTGAGCCGCGCCGCTTTGGCCGCGTACTTCGAGGAAGTCGACGCGTGA
- a CDS encoding NAD(P)/FAD-dependent oxidoreductase, whose amino-acid sequence MTTRRTCLIGAGLSGLCAGKMLSDYGVPYECFESSDRIGGNWAFGNPNGHSSAYRSLHIDSSKTRLSFMDFPIPEHFPDFPHHSQIKEYLESYAEAFSLKENIHFETPVEHAERLPGGGWEIRTGDGRTRHFDALVVANGHHWDPRSPEFPGEFTGEVLHSHYYIDPEDPIRIKGKRVLVVGIGNSAADITVELSQRALGNTVVLSTRSGAWIVPKYIAGVPADRLIATSPHLPLSWQRRLARNGPRLLTGRPEKFGLPTPNHHFLEAHPTQSQELPLRFGSGDVTAKPDISRLDGTRVHFTDGTSAEFDVIIHATGYNITFPFFDQEFLSAPDNRFPLYKRMFKPGLDDLAFVGFAQATPTLFPFVECQARLLAAWLAGIYRLPDEPEMWRILAEDEQRFVAHFSDRPRHTQQVDYFIYEHDIRTRELPAGLARGRSA is encoded by the coding sequence ATGACCACGCGGCGGACTTGCCTGATCGGGGCGGGACTGAGCGGGCTCTGCGCCGGGAAGATGCTGTCGGACTACGGCGTGCCGTACGAGTGCTTCGAATCCTCCGACCGGATCGGCGGCAACTGGGCCTTCGGCAATCCGAACGGTCATTCCAGCGCGTACCGCTCGCTGCACATCGACTCCTCGAAGACCCGTCTGTCCTTCATGGACTTTCCGATCCCGGAGCACTTCCCCGACTTCCCGCACCACTCGCAGATCAAGGAATACCTGGAGAGCTACGCGGAAGCCTTCTCGCTCAAGGAGAACATCCACTTCGAGACGCCGGTGGAGCACGCCGAACGACTGCCGGGCGGCGGCTGGGAGATCCGCACCGGCGACGGCCGGACGCGCCACTTCGACGCGCTCGTCGTCGCGAACGGTCACCACTGGGACCCGCGCTCACCCGAGTTCCCCGGGGAGTTCACCGGCGAAGTCCTGCATTCGCACTATTACATCGACCCCGAAGATCCCATAAGGATCAAGGGAAAACGGGTGCTCGTGGTCGGCATCGGCAACAGCGCCGCCGACATCACCGTCGAACTCTCCCAGCGCGCGCTCGGCAACACCGTGGTGCTCTCGACCCGATCCGGCGCGTGGATCGTGCCGAAGTACATCGCGGGCGTGCCCGCCGACCGGCTCATCGCCACCAGTCCGCACCTGCCGCTGTCCTGGCAGCGGCGGCTGGCACGCAACGGCCCGCGCCTGCTCACCGGTCGTCCGGAGAAGTTCGGCCTGCCCACCCCGAACCACCACTTCCTGGAGGCGCACCCCACCCAGTCGCAGGAACTCCCGCTGCGGTTCGGCTCCGGCGACGTCACCGCGAAACCCGACATCAGCCGCCTCGACGGCACCCGCGTGCACTTCACCGACGGCACCTCCGCCGAGTTCGACGTGATCATCCACGCGACCGGGTACAACATCACCTTCCCGTTCTTCGACCAGGAGTTCCTCAGCGCGCCGGACAACCGGTTCCCGCTCTACAAGAGGATGTTCAAGCCGGGACTGGACGATCTCGCGTTCGTCGGCTTCGCGCAGGCGACACCGACGCTGTTCCCGTTCGTCGAATGCCAGGCGCGGCTGCTCGCGGCGTGGCTCGCCGGGATCTACCGGCTCCCCGACGAACCGGAGATGTGGCGGATCCTCGCCGAGGACGAACAGCGGTTCGTCGCGCACTTCTCCGACCGGCCACGCCACACGCAGCAGGTCGACTACTTCATCTACGAACACGACATCCGGACCCGGGAACTGCCGGCGGGGCTGGCGAGAGGAAGGTCGGCGTGA
- a CDS encoding TetR/AcrR family transcriptional regulator — MTAREVLDRRGPNRGDQRRKALLGALDELLREDTFAAINVRDIAQRAEVTRSAFYFYFENKAIAVAALCDEMYQEAFTAGTALVSAEGTPEERIRRTTAGLFDAWSKHRHVFRAMLDARDADRTVRELWDRDRESFVPQVAKMIEQERAAGNAPDGPDAALLATVLLELNDRALERLSRGTSVPTGALMDTLVTVWLRTIYGSCP; from the coding sequence GTGACCGCCAGGGAAGTACTGGACCGCCGCGGCCCCAACCGGGGTGACCAGCGCCGGAAGGCCCTGCTCGGGGCACTCGACGAACTGCTGCGCGAGGACACCTTCGCCGCGATCAACGTGCGCGACATCGCGCAGCGCGCCGAGGTCACCCGCTCGGCGTTCTACTTCTACTTCGAGAACAAGGCGATCGCGGTCGCCGCGCTGTGCGACGAGATGTACCAGGAGGCGTTCACCGCGGGCACCGCGCTGGTGTCGGCGGAGGGCACGCCCGAGGAGCGGATCCGCCGCACCACGGCCGGTCTCTTCGACGCCTGGAGCAAGCACCGCCACGTCTTCCGCGCCATGCTGGACGCCCGCGACGCCGACCGGACGGTGCGTGAACTCTGGGACCGGGACAGGGAATCGTTCGTGCCCCAGGTGGCGAAGATGATCGAGCAGGAACGCGCGGCCGGCAACGCGCCGGACGGGCCCGACGCCGCGCTGCTCGCCACCGTCCTGCTCGAACTCAACGACCGGGCACTGGAACGGCTTTCCCGCGGCACCTCGGTACCGACCGGCGCACTGATGGACACGCTGGTCACGGTGTGGTTGCGGACGATCTACGGCAGCTGCCCATGA
- a CDS encoding alpha/beta hydrolase translates to MTVTFAVDGATCAASRFRAECDDLRTGRGVPCVVMAHGFGATRDCGLDAFAGEFAAAGLDVLAFDYRGFGESGGVPRQSVSIARQLADYRAAVAAARGLDGVDPARIVLWGASLAGGHVLVTAARDPAVAAAVSLVPMVDGLAAARHAAGHHRSGVLARSALTAARGRPVRLVGPPGSGAVLSLPGQVEAYTAMAGPSWRNEIDPRAMFEITRYRPARQARGVRSPLLVQIADLDRMSPPHAAAKAAVAARAEVRRYPCDHFDVFPGNPWFAQAVKHQLLFLRRHLQEAK, encoded by the coding sequence ATGACCGTCACCTTCGCGGTCGACGGCGCCACCTGCGCGGCAAGCCGGTTCCGGGCCGAATGCGACGACCTGCGCACCGGGCGGGGCGTGCCCTGCGTGGTCATGGCCCACGGTTTCGGCGCGACCCGCGACTGCGGTCTCGACGCCTTCGCCGGTGAGTTCGCCGCCGCCGGGCTCGACGTGCTCGCCTTCGACTACCGCGGCTTCGGCGAAAGCGGTGGTGTGCCACGGCAATCCGTGTCGATCGCCCGCCAGCTCGCCGACTACCGTGCGGCGGTCGCCGCCGCTCGCGGACTCGACGGCGTGGATCCCGCGCGCATCGTGCTGTGGGGTGCTTCCCTGGCCGGTGGGCACGTCCTGGTCACCGCGGCCCGCGATCCGGCGGTGGCCGCGGCCGTCTCGCTCGTGCCGATGGTCGACGGTCTCGCCGCCGCCCGGCACGCGGCCGGGCACCACCGGTCCGGGGTGCTGGCGCGGTCGGCGCTCACGGCGGCCAGGGGCCGGCCCGTGCGGCTGGTCGGGCCGCCGGGTTCCGGTGCGGTCCTGTCGCTGCCCGGCCAGGTCGAGGCCTACACCGCGATGGCGGGACCGAGCTGGCGCAACGAAATCGATCCGCGTGCGATGTTCGAGATCACCCGGTACCGGCCCGCGCGGCAGGCACGCGGGGTGCGCAGCCCGCTGCTCGTCCAGATCGCCGACCTCGACCGGATGAGCCCGCCGCACGCCGCCGCCAAGGCGGCCGTGGCCGCCCGCGCCGAAGTGCGGCGCTATCCCTGCGACCACTTCGACGTGTTCCCCGGCAACCCCTGGTTCGCGCAAGCGGTCAAGCACCAGCTTCTTTTCCTCCGCAGGCACCTACAGGAGGCCAAATGA
- a CDS encoding acetoacetate decarboxylase family protein encodes MNVHSGHVVLGQRVAMPVRVRDATACAANFAVHAPAVRSILEYAGVEPVEPRRGRALCSLVFVRYVDGDLGPYHEFGVAFLIRSPTGRGVGAFIHWLPVNQAFTLEAGRTIWGFPKEMADIDLGLSGLTRNCAVRVDGRFVVGLLAKPGVPVPSGAAATSIDAYTCLDGTLRRTPWELRASGVRARTGGAEVRLGDHPIADELRRIGLPRRALFTSAIGRMRMTFGEAEVVR; translated from the coding sequence ATGAACGTCCATAGTGGACATGTGGTCCTGGGTCAGCGCGTCGCGATGCCGGTACGGGTCCGTGACGCCACCGCCTGCGCGGCGAACTTCGCCGTGCACGCCCCCGCCGTCCGCTCGATCCTGGAGTACGCGGGGGTGGAACCGGTCGAGCCACGGCGCGGGCGGGCGTTGTGCTCGCTGGTTTTCGTCCGCTACGTGGACGGGGACCTGGGGCCGTACCACGAATTCGGCGTCGCCTTCCTGATCCGCTCCCCCACCGGCCGCGGGGTCGGCGCGTTCATCCACTGGCTGCCGGTCAACCAGGCCTTCACCCTCGAAGCCGGCCGCACCATCTGGGGCTTCCCGAAGGAGATGGCCGACATCGATCTCGGCCTGTCCGGGCTCACCAGGAACTGCGCGGTGCGGGTGGACGGGCGGTTCGTGGTCGGCCTGCTGGCCAAGCCCGGCGTCCCGGTGCCCAGCGGCGCCGCGGCCACCTCGATCGACGCCTACACCTGCCTGGACGGCACGCTCCGCCGCACCCCGTGGGAACTGCGCGCGAGCGGCGTGCGCGCCCGCACCGGTGGCGCCGAGGTGCGGCTCGGGGATCACCCGATCGCCGACGAGCTGCGCCGGATCGGGCTGCCCCGGCGGGCGCTGTTCACCAGCGCCATCGGGCGGATGCGGATGACCTTCGGAGAAGCCGAGGTCGTGCGGTGA
- a CDS encoding SDR family oxidoreductase, with protein MTALVTGAASGLGRLAALRLAAAGRPVAALDVDAGNLDATAWRSPAMRTYPCDVTDEAAVRDAVAAATADLGPIDLVVHAAGLCRIGRALEQPAAELRRVHETNYLGTVHLTRATVPPMIEAGGGTVVVFGSLAGWLPSPRLAAYSASKGAVHAYCEVLAMETAGTGVRLLCACPDHVETPLADGVRAADPGVLGKRTGADPADVLDAIDRAIADPDAPLFVFPGFGTRQIWRTRRFAPDLLRRVVTRYVKPAH; from the coding sequence GTGACCGCACTGGTGACCGGCGCGGCCAGTGGGCTGGGCAGGCTGGCCGCACTGCGCCTGGCCGCGGCCGGCCGTCCGGTGGCCGCACTCGACGTCGACGCCGGCAACCTCGACGCCACGGCCTGGCGATCACCCGCCATGCGCACGTATCCCTGTGACGTCACCGACGAGGCCGCCGTGCGGGACGCGGTCGCCGCGGCGACGGCCGACCTCGGCCCGATCGATCTTGTCGTGCACGCGGCCGGACTGTGCCGGATCGGCCGGGCGCTGGAGCAGCCCGCGGCCGAACTGCGGCGGGTCCACGAGACGAACTACCTCGGCACGGTGCACCTGACCCGCGCGACGGTGCCGCCGATGATCGAGGCGGGCGGCGGCACCGTCGTGGTGTTCGGTTCGCTCGCCGGCTGGCTGCCTTCACCGCGGCTCGCGGCCTACTCGGCGTCGAAGGGCGCGGTGCACGCCTACTGCGAGGTGCTCGCGATGGAAACCGCGGGAACCGGTGTGCGGTTGCTGTGCGCCTGTCCCGACCACGTGGAAACCCCGCTGGCCGACGGCGTGCGCGCCGCCGACCCCGGGGTGCTCGGCAAGCGCACCGGCGCCGACCCGGCCGACGTGCTGGACGCGATCGACCGCGCCATCGCCGATCCGGACGCGCCGCTTTTTGTCTTTCCCGGCTTCGGCACCCGGCAGATCTGGCGCACCCGCCGGTTCGCGCCGGACCTGCTCCGGCGGGTCGTGACCCGCTACGTCAAACCGGCTCACTGA
- a CDS encoding nuclear transport factor 2 family protein, producing the protein MTDEEIVANAHERWLFGWDREPGAAPFDFQAVQGEFYDWQADDLLLYDSADPGHRVARSAREYRSWWEPVFTGLAAAEHELADGPHVLVSGDLAASRLIFLAGLVAADGTETRLRATSSLVWRRTRDGWRIAWDHTSSVSEPV; encoded by the coding sequence ATGACCGACGAGGAGATTGTGGCGAACGCACACGAGCGCTGGTTGTTCGGCTGGGACCGCGAACCCGGCGCGGCACCGTTCGACTTCCAGGCCGTGCAGGGCGAGTTCTACGACTGGCAGGCCGACGACCTGCTGCTCTACGACAGCGCCGACCCCGGGCACCGCGTGGCGCGCAGCGCGCGGGAGTACCGGTCGTGGTGGGAACCGGTCTTCACCGGACTGGCCGCCGCCGAGCACGAACTGGCCGACGGCCCGCACGTGCTGGTGTCCGGCGACCTGGCCGCGTCGAGGCTGATCTTCCTGGCCGGGCTGGTGGCGGCCGACGGGACCGAAACCCGCCTGCGGGCCACGAGTTCCCTGGTCTGGCGGCGCACCCGCGACGGCTGGCGGATCGCCTGGGACCACACGTCCTCGGTCAGTGAGCCGGTTTGA